One Chloroherpetonaceae bacterium DNA segment encodes these proteins:
- a CDS encoding DUF1697 domain-containing protein produces MKPQKYLALLRGINVGGNRIIKMEALRKAAEGCGFLDCQTYIQSGNLIFTTSEKRESVTEKLQETLRIAFQYDSTLIILPQEEIRSVVEKKPEKFGIDGENYKYDVLFLKHGIKAESIFENIPLNLNVEKAEIRNGVIYFTRNRALETKSALDYLQKKSITHAVTIRNWNTTQKLWEMIQG; encoded by the coding sequence GTGAAACCACAAAAATATCTCGCCCTTCTCCGTGGAATAAATGTTGGCGGAAACCGAATTATCAAAATGGAAGCGTTGAGGAAAGCTGCCGAAGGATGCGGTTTCCTTGATTGCCAAACATACATTCAAAGTGGGAATTTAATCTTCACGACTTCGGAGAAAAGGGAATCCGTTACAGAAAAATTGCAAGAAACCTTGCGAATAGCATTTCAATACGATTCTACCTTAATAATCTTGCCACAAGAGGAAATTCGAAGCGTTGTGGAAAAAAAGCCGGAGAAATTTGGAATCGATGGAGAGAACTACAAATACGATGTCCTATTTCTAAAGCACGGAATTAAAGCGGAATCAATCTTTGAAAACATTCCACTGAATCTGAATGTTGAAAAGGCAGAAATCAGAAACGGGGTAATCTATTTTACTCGGAATAGAGCGTTGGAGACGAAATCTGCTCTTGATTATTTGCAGAAAAAATCAATCACCCACGCCGTGACTATCCGAAACTGGAATACGACCCAAAAGCTCTGGGAAATGAT